A portion of the Sandaracinaceae bacterium genome contains these proteins:
- a CDS encoding VWA domain-containing protein: protein MSFTAPLQLAWLGLLVPLVVLYILRRRRERRRVGSTLLWESALRDLRAESPFRRLVPHLSLLLQALIIILGALALARPSGAARLPEGAQLAIVVDTSLSMGAPPDGQGARQAPIERARRYLLQRAGSLPTGARVLVVAAGTSPALLSPLTADRATLTRAADALAVTCPVADLASAIDLAAERLVGAPAGSEIVLLSDLARDVDFDGRGLPVPLRAPAMVATDGSERRENSGFVAADARPDPSSDEPDRVEVFASVAHYGDAPRELYVTASALYEADLTSGHGLEALPLLASQRVVVAPDSPTQLVLRANLPPDAAGRAPFVLLRLSAADGDAGTTAGGQARDALAADDLVVLPSPGRQRLPVFMVGDVPSSVSRVLETDENVELFRTTLARLAAQGADAPHLDGLVVYGGELPAEPPGGATLVVRPSGDAVFGAPLGPRVESALVTRWQEDDPLLRFVTLADIELADVRPLGSDVRALVSTARGVAIGVLPRVDGDITIVSADTDRGPWARTPGFVIFFRNLLEQARTQRAAGGIATGEVGEALRVVARDGEPVSVLTPEGRTLEATSHAGVALVPVPPVSGAFVVRLGDHAQVGLRHVLRAEASDLRQRARVGGPAESHGAAPEGTSASRPDTVAVDSALYPFFALALLLVCALEVAWATRKEAA, encoded by the coding sequence GTGAGCTTCACGGCGCCGCTCCAGCTGGCCTGGCTCGGGCTGCTGGTGCCCCTGGTGGTGCTCTACATCTTGCGTCGCCGCCGTGAGCGCAGGCGCGTTGGCTCCACGCTGCTGTGGGAGTCCGCGCTGCGCGACCTGCGCGCGGAGAGCCCGTTCCGCCGGCTGGTGCCGCACCTCTCACTCTTGCTGCAGGCGCTCATCATCATCCTCGGCGCGCTCGCGCTCGCGCGCCCTTCGGGGGCGGCGCGGCTGCCCGAAGGCGCCCAGCTGGCCATCGTGGTGGACACGTCGCTCAGCATGGGCGCGCCGCCAGATGGGCAGGGCGCGCGGCAGGCGCCCATCGAGCGCGCGCGCCGTTACCTGCTGCAGCGCGCGGGCAGCCTGCCCACCGGCGCGCGCGTGCTGGTGGTGGCGGCGGGCACCTCTCCCGCGCTGCTCTCGCCGCTCACGGCCGACCGCGCCACGCTCACGCGCGCGGCAGACGCGCTGGCCGTGACGTGCCCCGTGGCGGATCTGGCCTCCGCCATCGACCTCGCCGCCGAGCGCCTGGTGGGTGCGCCGGCGGGCAGCGAGATCGTGCTGCTCTCCGACCTGGCGCGTGACGTGGACTTCGACGGTCGCGGCTTGCCGGTGCCGCTCCGCGCGCCAGCGATGGTCGCCACCGACGGGAGCGAGCGCCGCGAGAACAGCGGCTTCGTGGCGGCCGACGCGCGCCCCGACCCGAGCTCGGACGAGCCCGACCGGGTGGAGGTCTTCGCCAGCGTGGCACACTACGGCGACGCGCCGCGCGAGCTGTACGTCACCGCATCGGCGCTCTACGAGGCGGACCTCACCAGCGGCCACGGGCTCGAAGCGTTGCCCCTCTTGGCGTCGCAGCGCGTGGTGGTCGCGCCCGACAGCCCAACCCAGCTGGTGCTGCGCGCCAACCTCCCGCCCGACGCCGCGGGCCGCGCGCCCTTCGTGCTGCTGCGCCTCTCGGCGGCAGACGGCGACGCGGGCACCACCGCCGGAGGCCAAGCACGAGACGCGCTCGCCGCGGACGACCTGGTGGTGCTGCCCAGCCCGGGTCGCCAGCGGCTGCCGGTGTTCATGGTGGGCGACGTGCCCAGCTCGGTGTCGCGCGTGCTCGAGACCGACGAGAACGTGGAGCTGTTCCGCACCACCCTCGCGCGGCTCGCTGCGCAGGGCGCCGATGCGCCGCACCTCGACGGCCTGGTGGTCTACGGCGGCGAGCTGCCCGCGGAGCCGCCTGGTGGCGCCACGCTGGTAGTGCGCCCCAGCGGCGACGCGGTCTTCGGGGCGCCCCTCGGACCGCGCGTGGAGTCCGCCCTGGTGACACGCTGGCAGGAGGACGACCCGCTGCTGCGCTTCGTGACGCTCGCGGACATCGAGCTGGCCGACGTGCGGCCGCTGGGCAGCGACGTGCGCGCGCTGGTCAGCACGGCGCGCGGCGTGGCCATCGGCGTGCTGCCACGCGTGGACGGCGACATCACCATCGTGTCCGCGGACACCGACCGCGGCCCGTGGGCGCGCACGCCGGGCTTCGTCATCTTCTTCCGCAACCTGCTGGAACAGGCGCGCACGCAGCGGGCCGCGGGCGGCATCGCCACGGGCGAGGTGGGCGAGGCGCTGCGCGTCGTGGCGCGCGACGGCGAGCCGGTTTCGGTGCTCACCCCAGAGGGGCGCACGCTCGAGGCCACGTCGCACGCCGGCGTGGCCCTGGTGCCCGTGCCGCCGGTGTCGGGGGCGTTCGTGGTGCGGTTGGGCGACCACGCCCAGGTGGGCCTGCGCCACGTGCTGCGCGCCGAGGCCAGCGACCTGCGGCAGCGTGCGCGCGTCGGCGGCCCCGCCGAGAGCCACGGTGCCGCCCCCGAAGGCACGAGCGCCAGCCGCCCCGACACCGTGGCCGTGGACAGCGCGCTCTACCCGTTCTTCGCGCTCGCCCTCCTGTTGGTGTGCGCGCTCGAGGTGGCCTGGGCCACGCGCAAGGAGGCGGCGTGA
- a CDS encoding DUF58 domain-containing protein yields the protein MSEPESALLDPAFLARLGKLRLLVGRRYAGSAGGSRVSVRRGSSVEFADHRPYAPGDDIRRIDWNAYARLEELVLRLYAAEEDVNVYLLLDTSASLSVGTPSKLEVARRVAASLGYLGLLGSERVAVQPYAGSLGRPLEAMRGRAKVGALMRYLVALEPSGETDLSRAVESFLARRPRPGLVVLLSDLLDRGGYQRPIDRLLAARFEVVVFHVLDREELDPTLGGDLTLVDAESDAEVNVTLDARALRAYRGRMDAFLAGARDYCRKRGVRYVLVPDEHFEDALLRYLRSAP from the coding sequence GTGAGCGAGCCCGAGAGCGCGCTCTTGGACCCCGCGTTCCTGGCGCGCCTCGGGAAGCTGCGCCTGCTGGTGGGGCGGCGCTACGCGGGCAGCGCCGGTGGCAGCCGCGTCTCCGTGCGGCGTGGGTCCTCGGTGGAGTTCGCCGACCACCGGCCCTATGCGCCGGGCGACGACATCCGGCGCATCGACTGGAACGCCTACGCGCGCCTCGAGGAGCTGGTGCTGCGGCTCTACGCGGCCGAGGAGGACGTCAACGTCTACCTCCTGTTGGACACCTCGGCGTCGCTCTCGGTGGGGACGCCGTCCAAGCTGGAGGTGGCCCGCCGGGTGGCCGCGTCGCTCGGCTACCTGGGCCTGCTGGGCAGCGAGCGCGTGGCGGTGCAGCCCTACGCGGGGTCGCTCGGCCGGCCGCTCGAGGCCATGCGGGGCCGCGCCAAGGTGGGCGCGCTCATGCGCTACCTGGTGGCCCTCGAGCCCTCCGGTGAGACCGACCTGAGCCGCGCGGTGGAGAGCTTCCTCGCGCGGCGCCCGCGCCCTGGGCTGGTGGTGCTGCTGAGCGACCTCCTGGACCGTGGCGGCTACCAGCGCCCCATCGACCGCCTGCTGGCCGCGCGCTTCGAGGTGGTGGTGTTCCACGTGCTGGACCGCGAGGAGCTGGACCCAACGCTGGGCGGTGACCTCACGCTGGTGGACGCCGAGAGCGACGCGGAGGTCAACGTCACGCTGGACGCGCGCGCGCTGCGTGCCTACCGCGGCCGCATGGACGCCTTCCTCGCGGGGGCGCGCGACTACTGCCGCAAGCGTGGCGTGCGCTACGTGCTGGTGCCCGACGAGCACTTCGAAGACGCGCTCCTGCGCTACTTGAGGAGCGCCCCGTGA
- a CDS encoding ABC transporter permease subunit, which produces MKRLGERVRAAFDDPNPILVKELRGIFRTKLYIRFLYLSTFAISAMVLLIGATVVDGSISPANAGRVIFQVFFSLALGVLSIVGPVYGATTITSEREAATYESLLLTGMDAARIVLGKFAAAYASLALVLIALAPIAGVVFLFGGVAPSYVLVAFGGVLVALLPAVAFGVAVSAHVPTSRLAILVSIATWPVLVFFGSIFFTVFGAEMQHDWELTQVGPFWFAEALVERFTSLDTLFAVGILPLYLIGTTVWFCLAAAIAGVRPAAEDRGTPLKVWALGSVVGPVALTCVATALSNSTAAPEVFAVILGMFFCTLYLYANVFVNEPPLPPRMLREQGGLLRRTVRSVFGAGARPTMRFSVWFMTGFMLLMLAAFAITDTLVHGGSPDEVLGFLLVGLAMLAFGVFLVSLGTLVRIRTRSGVAARAVLFGTVAALVVLPSMTALILDARALDDLDRNLPLVLSLSPIAPLAGVVMVAERHFNDVWMVLPFGVFYSVLGLVLYANASRRIRAIITQVDESRAALLKRVGEAAPAPPAAPVTAALEPAETAEVPAEGDAT; this is translated from the coding sequence ATGAAGCGACTCGGCGAGCGCGTGCGGGCTGCCTTCGACGACCCGAACCCCATCCTGGTGAAGGAGCTGCGCGGCATCTTCCGCACCAAGCTCTACATCCGCTTCCTGTACCTGAGCACCTTCGCCATCAGCGCCATGGTGCTGTTGATCGGCGCCACCGTGGTGGACGGGAGCATCTCGCCCGCCAACGCCGGTCGCGTCATCTTCCAGGTGTTCTTCTCGCTGGCCCTCGGCGTGCTCAGCATCGTGGGCCCGGTCTACGGGGCCACCACCATCACCAGCGAGCGCGAGGCCGCCACCTACGAGTCGCTGCTGCTCACCGGCATGGACGCGGCGCGCATCGTGCTGGGCAAGTTCGCGGCGGCCTATGCCTCGCTCGCGCTCGTGCTCATCGCGCTCGCGCCCATCGCGGGCGTGGTGTTCCTGTTCGGCGGCGTGGCCCCCTCGTACGTGCTGGTGGCGTTCGGTGGCGTGCTGGTGGCGCTGCTGCCCGCGGTGGCCTTTGGTGTGGCGGTCTCCGCGCACGTGCCCACCTCGCGCCTGGCCATCTTGGTGTCCATCGCCACCTGGCCCGTGCTGGTGTTCTTCGGGTCCATCTTCTTCACCGTCTTCGGCGCCGAGATGCAGCACGACTGGGAGCTCACGCAGGTGGGCCCCTTCTGGTTCGCCGAGGCGCTGGTGGAGCGATTCACGTCGCTGGACACGCTCTTCGCCGTGGGCATCCTGCCGCTCTACCTCATCGGCACCACCGTATGGTTCTGCCTCGCCGCCGCCATCGCGGGCGTGCGGCCCGCCGCCGAGGACCGCGGGACGCCGCTCAAGGTGTGGGCGCTCGGCTCGGTGGTGGGGCCCGTGGCGCTCACGTGCGTGGCCACTGCGCTCAGCAACAGCACGGCTGCCCCCGAGGTGTTCGCCGTCATCCTGGGCATGTTCTTCTGCACGCTCTACCTGTACGCGAACGTGTTCGTGAACGAGCCGCCGCTGCCGCCGCGCATGCTGCGCGAGCAGGGCGGCCTGCTGCGCCGCACGGTGCGCAGCGTGTTCGGCGCCGGGGCAAGGCCCACCATGCGCTTCAGCGTCTGGTTCATGACCGGCTTCATGCTGCTCATGCTGGCGGCCTTCGCGATCACCGACACCCTGGTGCACGGCGGCAGCCCCGACGAGGTGCTGGGCTTCCTGCTGGTCGGCCTGGCCATGCTGGCGTTCGGGGTGTTCCTGGTCAGCCTGGGCACGCTGGTGCGCATCCGCACCCGCAGCGGCGTGGCCGCGCGCGCCGTGCTGTTCGGCACCGTGGCCGCGCTGGTGGTGCTGCCCAGCATGACCGCGCTCATCCTGGACGCGCGCGCGCTCGACGACCTGGACCGCAACCTCCCGCTGGTGCTCTCGCTGTCGCCCATCGCCCCGCTGGCTGGCGTGGTGATGGTGGCCGAGCGGCACTTCAACGACGTGTGGATGGTGCTGCCGTTCGGCGTGTTCTACAGCGTGCTCGGCCTGGTGCTCTACGCCAACGCGTCGCGGCGCATCCGCGCCATCATCACGCAGGTGGACGAGTCCCGGGCCGCGCTGCTGAAGCGGGTGGGTGAGGCAGCCCCCGCGCCGCCGGCCGCGCCCGTCACCGCGGCCCTCGAGCCCGCCGAGACTGCGGAGGTCCCCGCGGAAGGTGACGCCACGTGA
- a CDS encoding ABC transporter ATP-binding protein, whose amino-acid sequence MSIVRVEHVSHFFGKLQVLNDVSFSVGANEVMGFIGPNGAGKTTTLRMLATLLEPHYGRVVIDGVDVLDDPAAVRRKIGFMPDGFGVYERTTVSEYLEFFASAYGLPRDARTRTMDAVMELTDLGKLRDRMVSSLSKGMKQRLCIARTLLNDPKVLIFDEPANGLDPRARIEMRDLIAQLRTMGKTVILSSHILTELSDMVTSVVVLEAGRVRAAGPIGAVASLDRQAQPQRVLRMRFLRSGAALDPEVANVLRAVPGVSAIDRSPDGDMRVAYLGDEGVVADVVDAAVGAGLRVVRVEPERDDLEQLFLEVTRGELQ is encoded by the coding sequence ATGAGCATCGTCCGCGTGGAGCACGTCTCGCACTTCTTCGGCAAGCTGCAGGTCTTGAACGACGTGTCGTTCAGCGTGGGCGCCAACGAGGTCATGGGCTTCATCGGCCCCAACGGAGCCGGCAAGACCACCACCTTGCGCATGCTGGCCACGCTGCTCGAGCCGCACTACGGGCGCGTCGTGATCGACGGCGTGGACGTGCTGGACGACCCGGCCGCGGTGCGCCGCAAGATCGGCTTCATGCCCGACGGCTTCGGTGTGTACGAGCGCACCACCGTCAGCGAGTACCTCGAGTTCTTCGCCTCGGCCTATGGGCTGCCGCGCGACGCCCGCACGCGCACCATGGACGCCGTCATGGAGCTGACCGACCTCGGGAAGCTGCGCGACCGCATGGTGTCCAGCCTGAGCAAGGGCATGAAGCAGCGGCTGTGCATCGCGCGCACGCTGCTGAACGACCCGAAGGTGCTCATCTTCGACGAGCCGGCCAACGGCCTCGACCCGCGCGCGCGCATCGAGATGCGGGACCTCATCGCGCAGCTGCGCACCATGGGCAAGACGGTCATCCTGTCCAGCCACATCCTCACCGAGCTGAGCGACATGGTGACTTCGGTGGTGGTGCTCGAAGCCGGCCGCGTACGGGCCGCCGGGCCCATCGGCGCGGTGGCGTCGCTCGACCGGCAAGCCCAGCCCCAGCGCGTGTTGCGCATGCGCTTCCTGCGCAGCGGCGCGGCGCTCGACCCCGAGGTGGCCAACGTGCTGCGCGCGGTGCCGGGCGTGAGCGCCATCGACCGCAGCCCGGACGGCGACATGCGCGTGGCCTACCTGGGCGACGAAGGGGTGGTGGCCGACGTGGTGGACGCCGCCGTGGGCGCGGGCCTGCGCGTGGTGCGCGTGGAGCCCGAGCGCGACGACCTCGAGCAGCTCTTCCTCGAAGTCACCCGGGGGGAGCTGCAATGA
- a CDS encoding AAA family ATPase: protein MSEPMQPHPDALVRFGEDVARLRDAVAKVIVGQDGVVEEVLICLFAGGHVLLEGAPGLGKTLLVRTLAEAMSLHFSRIQFTPDLMPADIVGTQMVVEDEHGRKRFELQRGPIFGQLVLADEINRATPKTQSALLEAMAEQSVTIAGKRHALQAPFFVLATENPIEMEGTYPLPEAQLDRFLFKVLVPNPDEDTLVAILHRTTGLVSETVPVVLDAARILEQRELVRSVQVASPIARYVARFVRMSDPTCDAAASAARSWLRYGAGVRGAQSVLLAAKVVALMNGRAHVSLPDVQRVLLPALRHRLIPNFEADADGVSTDKILAKLIEEVPTASDAVAGIAG, encoded by the coding sequence ATGAGCGAGCCAATGCAGCCCCACCCGGACGCGCTCGTCCGCTTCGGGGAAGACGTCGCGCGCCTGCGGGACGCGGTGGCCAAGGTGATCGTGGGCCAGGACGGTGTGGTCGAGGAGGTGCTGATCTGCCTCTTCGCGGGCGGGCACGTGCTGCTCGAGGGCGCACCGGGCCTCGGCAAGACGCTGCTGGTGCGCACGCTGGCGGAGGCCATGTCGCTGCACTTCTCGCGCATCCAGTTCACGCCCGACCTCATGCCGGCCGACATCGTGGGCACGCAGATGGTGGTGGAGGACGAGCACGGCCGGAAGCGCTTCGAGCTGCAGCGCGGGCCCATCTTCGGGCAGCTGGTGCTGGCCGACGAGATCAACCGCGCCACCCCCAAGACGCAGAGCGCCCTGCTCGAGGCCATGGCCGAGCAGAGCGTGACCATCGCCGGCAAGCGGCACGCGCTGCAGGCCCCGTTCTTCGTGCTCGCCACCGAGAACCCCATCGAGATGGAGGGCACCTATCCGCTGCCCGAGGCGCAGCTCGACCGCTTCCTGTTCAAGGTGCTGGTCCCCAACCCCGACGAAGACACGCTGGTGGCCATCCTGCACCGCACCACGGGCCTGGTGAGCGAGACGGTCCCCGTGGTGCTGGACGCCGCGCGCATCCTCGAGCAGCGCGAGCTGGTGCGCAGCGTGCAGGTGGCCTCGCCCATCGCGCGCTACGTGGCCCGCTTCGTGCGCATGTCGGACCCCACCTGTGATGCGGCCGCCAGCGCGGCTCGCTCGTGGCTGCGCTATGGCGCGGGGGTGCGTGGCGCGCAGAGCGTGCTCCTGGCCGCCAAGGTGGTGGCCCTCATGAACGGGCGCGCGCACGTGTCGCTGCCCGACGTGCAGCGGGTGCTCCTGCCGGCGCTGCGGCACCGCTTGATCCCCAACTTCGAGGCCGACGCGGACGGGGTGAGCACGGACAAGATCCTCGCGAAGCTGATCGAAGAGGTGCCCACCGCCTCCGACGCGGTCGCCGGGATCGCAGGATGA
- a CDS encoding cytochrome c produces MALRKLDGVWVTVALLLALGCDRAPTATETWTPADHAHPPDSVPGGAEGAQVPAAPVDDGLTPEQRTARTVYLVACAGCHGAEGRGDGPDRAPIMRLPNFQSAQWQATLSDDQLVSIITLGRGMMPAFGERVPPEGVRGLVAHLRSMAPPEPVEAPAAGPDGGVLEDGGATAAPSPHGTLSGNGEGVVE; encoded by the coding sequence ATGGCGCTGCGCAAGCTCGACGGTGTGTGGGTGACGGTGGCGCTGCTCCTCGCGCTGGGCTGCGACCGCGCGCCCACGGCCACCGAGACGTGGACTCCGGCGGACCACGCGCACCCGCCCGACTCGGTGCCGGGTGGCGCAGAGGGGGCTCAGGTGCCCGCGGCCCCCGTGGATGACGGCCTCACCCCCGAGCAGCGCACGGCGCGCACGGTGTACCTGGTGGCCTGCGCGGGCTGCCATGGCGCAGAGGGCCGCGGCGACGGTCCGGATCGCGCGCCCATCATGCGGCTCCCCAACTTCCAGAGCGCTCAGTGGCAGGCCACCCTGAGCGACGACCAGCTGGTCTCCATCATCACCCTCGGGCGCGGCATGATGCCGGCGTTCGGGGAGCGCGTCCCCCCCGAGGGCGTCCGCGGGCTGGTGGCGCACCTGCGCAGCATGGCTCCGCCCGAGCCGGTGGAGGCCCCCGCGGCTGGGCCCGACGGTGGCGTGCTGGAGGACGGCGGGGCGACCGCGGCTCCCTCGCCCCACGGGACTCTTTCGGGCAATGGGGAAGGTGTGGTCGAATAG
- a CDS encoding ATP phosphoribosyltransferase, translating to MGRNQRSPEDSLIIAVPKGRVLQQLIPRFQRAGIDTRALTEDTRQLIRRDTKRGVSFLLLKPDDVPTYVEYGAADVGVVGRDVLLEREYDLYAPIDLGIGRCNMMVCGVPGSYPVAGRGGRTLRVGTKFPNIATRHFRQKGLPVETIFLQGSVELAPLTGLADVIVDLVETGETLKQNGLAPLELVVEVSSVVVANRAGFKLKRELIAPLLAALKDSE from the coding sequence GTGGGTCGCAACCAGCGCTCGCCCGAAGACAGCCTGATCATCGCCGTGCCCAAGGGGCGCGTGCTGCAGCAGCTCATCCCGCGCTTTCAGCGTGCCGGCATCGACACGCGCGCGCTCACCGAGGACACGCGCCAGCTCATCCGGCGCGACACCAAGCGCGGTGTCAGCTTCCTGTTGTTGAAGCCCGACGACGTGCCCACCTACGTGGAGTACGGCGCCGCCGACGTGGGCGTGGTGGGGCGCGACGTGCTGCTGGAGCGCGAGTACGACCTGTACGCGCCCATCGATCTCGGCATCGGGCGCTGCAACATGATGGTGTGCGGTGTGCCGGGCAGCTATCCGGTGGCGGGTCGCGGCGGGCGCACGCTGCGCGTGGGCACCAAGTTCCCCAACATCGCCACGCGCCACTTCCGGCAGAAGGGCCTCCCCGTAGAGACCATCTTCCTGCAGGGCAGCGTGGAATTGGCACCGCTCACGGGCCTGGCCGACGTCATCGTGGACCTCGTGGAGACGGGTGAGACGCTCAAGCAGAACGGCCTCGCGCCGCTCGAGCTGGTGGTGGAGGTGTCGTCCGTGGTGGTGGCCAACCGCGCGGGCTTCAAGCTCAAGCGCGAGCTCATTGCGCCGCTGCTGGCCGCGCTGAAGGACTCCGAGTGA
- the murA gene encoding UDP-N-acetylglucosamine 1-carboxyvinyltransferase: protein MDNIRIVGGARLSGTVQISGAKNAALPILCTALLADGEHVFRNVPDLRDVHSMCALLRQLGQDARFEDGRVIVNATPVVDPTAPYEQVKKMRASVLVLGPLVARYGRASVSLPGGCAIGARPIDQHLKGLEAMGATITLSHGYVHVEVPSGRLRGAEIYLDMPTVTGTENLMSAAVLASGRTTLVNAAREPEVEELARVLNKMGASIEGAGTDAIVIEGRESLSPVDHAIMPDRIEAGTYMVAAAATYGDVLVEGASLEDLEALAAKMRRAGVNIEREGTGIRVVANGPLRSADITTAPHPGFPTDMQAQFMVLMCRAQGRSQVTETIFENRFMHVPELNRMGAMIDVHGRTATVDGVPRLSGADVMATDLRASASLVIAGLIAEGTTMVRRVYHLDRGYEHIERKLAKLGATIERVQGDS, encoded by the coding sequence GTGGACAACATCCGCATTGTCGGTGGCGCGCGGCTCTCGGGCACGGTGCAGATCAGCGGCGCGAAAAACGCGGCGCTCCCCATTCTCTGCACGGCGCTGCTGGCGGACGGAGAGCACGTGTTCCGCAACGTGCCGGACCTGCGCGACGTGCACTCCATGTGCGCGCTGCTCCGCCAGCTGGGTCAGGACGCCCGCTTCGAGGACGGGCGGGTCATCGTGAACGCCACGCCCGTGGTGGACCCCACGGCGCCCTACGAGCAGGTCAAGAAGATGCGCGCCTCGGTGCTGGTGCTGGGCCCGCTGGTGGCGCGCTACGGCCGCGCCAGCGTGTCCTTGCCCGGCGGCTGCGCCATTGGCGCTCGGCCCATCGACCAGCACCTCAAGGGCCTCGAGGCCATGGGGGCCACCATCACGCTGTCGCACGGCTACGTGCACGTGGAGGTGCCGAGCGGCCGCCTGCGGGGCGCCGAGATCTACTTGGACATGCCCACCGTCACGGGCACCGAGAACCTGATGAGCGCCGCCGTGCTGGCCTCGGGCCGCACCACCCTGGTGAACGCCGCGCGCGAGCCGGAAGTGGAAGAGCTGGCGCGCGTGCTCAACAAGATGGGCGCCAGCATCGAGGGCGCCGGCACCGACGCCATCGTCATCGAGGGGCGCGAGAGCCTGTCGCCGGTGGACCACGCCATCATGCCGGACCGCATCGAGGCCGGGACGTACATGGTGGCGGCCGCGGCCACCTACGGCGACGTGCTGGTGGAGGGCGCCTCGCTCGAGGACCTCGAGGCGCTGGCCGCCAAGATGCGCCGCGCTGGCGTCAACATCGAGCGCGAGGGCACGGGCATTCGCGTGGTGGCCAACGGGCCGCTGCGCTCGGCCGACATCACCACGGCCCCGCACCCCGGCTTCCCCACGGACATGCAGGCACAGTTCATGGTGCTCATGTGCCGCGCGCAGGGGCGCAGTCAGGTTACGGAGACCATCTTCGAGAACCGCTTCATGCACGTCCCGGAGCTCAACCGCATGGGCGCCATGATCGACGTGCACGGCCGCACCGCCACGGTGGACGGCGTGCCACGTTTGAGCGGCGCCGATGTCATGGCCACCGACCTGCGCGCCAGCGCCAGCTTGGTCATCGCGGGGCTCATCGCCGAGGGCACCACCATGGTGCGGCGCGTCTATCACCTGGACCGCGGCTACGAGCACATCGAGCGCAAGCTGGCCAAGCTGGGCGCCACCATCGAGCGCGTGCAGGGAGACTCCTGA
- a CDS encoding collagen-like protein encodes MKHALSILLMAAFTLAPRTTDAQVPALLVEQGVLFDANGDPVTTAVPMVFSLYATPTDTNAVWSETHTVTPDQGVFSVVLGELSPIDPAALFDGGPMYLGVRVGSDSEMTPRETLVSVPYALHAGTAEDVVGDIHPTSVSVNGALVIDATGRWVGDSTGLVGPPGADGAPGMQGAPGADGAPGAQGPPGADGAPGIQGAPGADGSPGAQGPPGAQGPPGADGAPGAQGPPGANGAPGAQGPPGADGAPGANGAPGAQGPPGAQGPPGAQGPPGADGAPGANGAPGVQGLPGANGAPGVQGPPGASGAPGALGPPGADGAPGAQGLPGMQGPQGDDGIVAVARIAGNLWSVPFTSTTLAFWGPTVSVSIASGQRLTASVSTAAFTQGGGWMYYSVCYRAEPSGVIAQLGSSDTYIQFPGNYHVTLSFAGTSALGELAAGTYSVGLCGNTSGPGVTGYRANGWVMLHN; translated from the coding sequence ATGAAGCATGCACTCTCCATCCTATTGATGGCGGCTTTCACCCTTGCGCCTCGTACGACAGACGCTCAAGTGCCTGCGCTTCTGGTGGAGCAGGGCGTGCTGTTCGACGCCAACGGCGACCCAGTGACCACCGCCGTGCCCATGGTGTTCTCGCTCTACGCCACGCCCACCGACACCAACGCCGTGTGGAGCGAGACCCACACCGTCACGCCCGACCAGGGCGTCTTCTCCGTCGTGCTAGGAGAGCTCTCCCCCATCGACCCCGCCGCCCTCTTCGACGGTGGCCCCATGTACCTGGGCGTGCGTGTCGGTAGCGACTCCGAGATGACCCCGCGCGAGACCCTCGTCAGCGTGCCCTATGCGCTGCACGCCGGCACCGCCGAAGACGTGGTCGGCGACATTCACCCCACTTCGGTCTCGGTGAACGGAGCGCTGGTCATCGACGCGACCGGACGCTGGGTGGGCGACTCCACCGGGCTCGTCGGACCGCCCGGTGCCGATGGGGCGCCAGGCATGCAGGGCGCTCCAGGTGCTGACGGGGCTCCTGGTGCTCAGGGCCCCCCCGGTGCCGATGGGGCGCCAGGCATTCAGGGCGCTCCAGGCGCTGACGGTTCTCCGGGCGCTCAGGGCCCCCCCGGCGCGCAGGGCCCCCCCGGTGCTGACGGGGCACCCGGCGCGCAGGGCCCTCCGGGTGCGAACGGAGCTCCAGGTGCGCAGGGCCCTCCTGGGGCTGACGGGGCTCCTGGTGCCAACGGAGCTCCCGGCGCTCAGGGCCCGCCCGGCGCGCAGGGCCCGCCCGGCGCGCAGGGCCCGCCCGGCGCTGACGGGGCTCCTGGCGCCAACGGAGCTCCCGGCGTTCAAGGCCTGCCCGGTGCCAACGGTGCTCCTGGCGTTCAAGGCCCGCCCGGTGCCAGCGGTGCGCCTGGCGCGCTGGGCCCGCCTGGTGCTGACGGGGCTCCGGGCGCGCAGGGCCTCCCCGGTATGCAGGGCCCACAAGGCGATGATGGCATCGTCGCAGTCGCCCGCATCGCTGGCAACTTGTGGTCGGTCCCCTTCACCAGCACGACTCTCGCGTTTTGGGGACCGACGGTCTCCGTTTCGATCGCAAGTGGTCAGCGACTCACCGCCTCGGTCTCGACTGCCGCCTTCACGCAGGGCGGTGGATGGATGTACTACTCGGTCTGCTACCGCGCCGAGCCCTCTGGCGTGATTGCCCAACTCGGAAGCTCAGACACCTACATACAGTTCCCGGGAAACTATCACGTGACGCTGAGCTTCGCCGGGACTTCTGCACTGGGCGAACTCGCCGCTGGGACCTACTCGGTGGGCCTCTGCGGTAACACCTCGGGACCCGGAGTCACGGGGTATCGCGCGAACGGGTGGGTGATGCTTCACAACTGA